Proteins co-encoded in one Pirellulales bacterium genomic window:
- a CDS encoding 3-deoxy-D-manno-octulosonic acid transferase gives MPYLLNFFYLLLIVVATPWLIFQAIAKGKYREGLAAKFLGSGPQRTSNRPCIWLHAVSVGEVNLLGVMLKEVARQRPDTECVISTTTMTGFALAKQKYSQYTVFYCPLDFTWAARRAMRRIRPDLLLLAELELWPNLVRAAKRQGARVAIFNGRLSENSFRGYRRIRWLLQRVLKQVDVIAVQNEEYAERFIAIGAAREKVHTTGSLKFDGAQVDRLNPKTQQLAKLASIALDDIVFLAGSTQEPEERLALDAFAALAAKHPRLKLIVVPRHPHRFDEVAALLNRSGLPWQRRSSLDKSQESGTGKQNLPLCRILLIDTVGELGAWWGAATIGFVGGSLFSSRGGQNMIEPAAYGAAVSFGPNTQNFRDVVAMLLGANAAVRVKSGDELTGFIECCLEEPDYARRLGERAKAIVQAQQGATHRTWNLIEPLLATDKTEPQAQRNAA, from the coding sequence ATGCCATATTTGCTGAATTTCTTCTATCTGCTGCTGATCGTCGTGGCAACGCCGTGGCTTATATTTCAGGCGATCGCGAAAGGCAAGTATCGCGAAGGCTTGGCGGCGAAGTTCCTGGGCAGCGGGCCGCAGCGAACGTCGAATCGGCCCTGTATTTGGTTGCACGCCGTCAGCGTCGGCGAAGTGAACTTGCTCGGCGTGATGCTCAAGGAAGTAGCCCGCCAGCGGCCCGACACGGAGTGTGTGATCTCGACTACAACGATGACCGGATTTGCGCTGGCCAAACAAAAATATAGCCAATACACGGTGTTTTATTGTCCGCTCGATTTCACTTGGGCCGCGCGGCGTGCGATGCGGCGAATTCGCCCTGACCTATTGCTGCTCGCTGAACTCGAATTGTGGCCCAACTTAGTCCGCGCCGCGAAGCGGCAGGGGGCTCGAGTCGCGATTTTCAACGGCCGGCTGAGCGAAAATAGTTTCCGCGGCTATCGTCGAATTCGCTGGCTGCTCCAGCGTGTGCTGAAGCAGGTCGATGTCATTGCCGTGCAGAACGAGGAATATGCCGAGCGATTTATCGCGATCGGCGCAGCGAGAGAAAAGGTCCACACGACGGGTTCGCTGAAATTTGACGGCGCCCAAGTGGATCGTCTGAACCCGAAAACGCAGCAACTCGCCAAGCTTGCGAGTATCGCATTGGACGACATCGTCTTCCTTGCCGGCAGTACTCAAGAGCCGGAAGAGCGGCTCGCCCTCGATGCATTCGCCGCGCTGGCCGCCAAACATCCGCGATTGAAACTGATCGTCGTGCCGCGGCATCCCCATCGGTTCGATGAAGTCGCGGCGCTACTAAACCGCAGCGGTCTGCCCTGGCAACGGCGATCGAGTCTCGACAAGAGTCAGGAATCAGGAACCGGGAAACAAAACCTTCCGCTTTGCCGCATCCTTCTCATCGACACCGTCGGCGAACTTGGCGCTTGGTGGGGAGCCGCGACGATTGGCTTCGTCGGCGGCAGTTTGTTCTCCAGCCGCGGAGGGCAGAATATGATCGAACCGGCGGCATACGGCGCAGCAGTCAGCTTTGGACCCAACACACAAAACTTCCGCGATGTGGTGGCGATGCTGCTCGGCGCAAATGCCGCGGTGCGCGTCAAGAGCGGCGACGAACTCACCGGTTTTATCGAGTGTTGTTTGGAGGAACCCGACTATGCCCGCCGACTGGGCGAGCGGGCCAAGGCGATTGTCCAAGCACAGCAAGGGGCGACGCATCGCACCTGGAACCTCATCGAACCGTTGCTTGCCACGGATAAAACCGAGCCGCAGGCCCAGCGAAACGCCGCGTAG
- a CDS encoding mannose-1-phosphate guanylyltransferase: MLHIVIMAGGAGTRFWPESRVARPKQLLPLAGPRSMLQMTVDRLGDLAGKQNLWLLTAEKLVNAATEQLPAIPKSQIIGEPCKRDTAPAIGLAALLLSRVDPQATMVMLAADHVIRPAEKFQQAILAAAALVDESPQRIATFGIKPTYAATTFGYIERREALPLPKPVVAADFHAYRVARFREKPPAAVAEEYVASGKFYWNSGIFIWRVATIIEALDKHQPEMMTHLRTIVDSQSQPNAGEVFRREFAAIRRISIDYAVMEHAADVAVIEAPFAWDDVGTWQASARLSPADGEGNTVTGKHLGIDTHGSIIRTRGDHLIATVGVNDLIIVHTPDATLVANRHDEESIRKIVKLLEERGWTEYL; the protein is encoded by the coding sequence ATGCTTCACATCGTCATCATGGCAGGCGGCGCAGGAACGCGGTTTTGGCCTGAAAGTCGCGTCGCACGGCCGAAGCAACTGTTGCCGCTGGCCGGCCCGCGCAGCATGCTGCAGATGACCGTCGATCGGCTCGGTGATTTGGCAGGAAAGCAAAATCTCTGGCTGCTCACGGCGGAAAAACTGGTAAACGCCGCGACCGAGCAATTGCCTGCGATTCCCAAGTCGCAAATCATCGGCGAACCTTGCAAGCGCGACACGGCCCCTGCAATCGGCTTGGCGGCGCTGCTGCTGAGCCGCGTCGATCCACAAGCGACAATGGTAATGCTCGCGGCCGACCATGTCATTCGCCCGGCAGAGAAGTTTCAGCAAGCGATTCTCGCCGCCGCTGCGCTGGTTGACGAATCGCCGCAGCGAATCGCCACCTTCGGTATCAAGCCGACCTACGCCGCCACGACATTTGGCTACATCGAGCGCAGGGAGGCTCTTCCACTTCCCAAGCCAGTTGTCGCCGCAGATTTTCACGCTTACCGCGTCGCTCGCTTCCGCGAAAAGCCGCCCGCCGCAGTCGCCGAAGAGTACGTCGCCAGCGGGAAATTCTACTGGAACAGTGGCATATTCATCTGGCGGGTCGCCACGATCATCGAGGCCCTCGACAAGCATCAGCCCGAGATGATGACTCATCTGCGGACAATCGTCGATTCACAAAGTCAGCCTAACGCCGGCGAGGTTTTTCGGCGAGAGTTTGCCGCCATCCGCAGGATTTCGATCGACTATGCCGTCATGGAGCACGCCGCTGACGTGGCCGTGATCGAAGCCCCGTTCGCCTGGGACGATGTCGGCACCTGGCAAGCCTCCGCACGGCTCTCCCCCGCCGATGGTGAGGGCAACACCGTGACCGGCAAGCATCTCGGCATTGATACGCACGGCTCGATTATCCGCACCCGCGGCGACCATTTGATCGCCACTGTCGGCGTGAATGATCTCATCATCGTCCACACCCCCGATGCGACATTGGTCGCCAATCGCCA
- a CDS encoding methionine adenosyltransferase: MASGKMLFTSESVSMGHPDKLADQISDGILDALIAQDQYSRVACETLVTTGLAMVAGEITTKAKVDYREIVRQVIRDVGYTDDQMGICGDTCAVLLSIGTQSPDIAQGVNEDSAKGKDIGAGDQGLMFGYACNHTPELMPLPIALSHRILNRLTELRQKGDVDWLRPDSKSQVTVEFDGPRAVRIDTVVVSTQHAPHVSHQEIRDYIVNHVITPCLPDDLANGDITFHVNPTGRFVVGGPQGDAGLTGRKIIVDTYGGWGRHGGGAFSGKDPTKVDRSAAYMARHVAKNIVAAGLADRCEVQLAYAIGVSQPISVCVDTDGSGRVEDERICEIVRETFPLSPSGIIQYLDLRRPIYRKTAAGGHFGRDDKDFTWESTHRAAELAEAAGVAAMA, encoded by the coding sequence GTGGCATCCGGCAAAATGTTGTTTACCAGCGAATCGGTCAGCATGGGGCACCCCGACAAATTGGCCGATCAAATCTCCGACGGCATTCTCGACGCCCTGATTGCTCAGGATCAATACAGCCGCGTCGCCTGCGAAACGCTTGTTACGACGGGGCTGGCGATGGTCGCTGGTGAAATCACCACGAAGGCCAAAGTCGACTATCGCGAAATCGTCCGACAAGTCATTCGCGATGTCGGCTACACCGACGACCAGATGGGCATCTGCGGCGATACCTGTGCCGTGCTGCTATCGATCGGCACGCAAAGTCCTGACATCGCTCAAGGGGTGAATGAGGACTCAGCCAAGGGGAAAGACATTGGCGCTGGCGACCAAGGCCTGATGTTCGGCTATGCCTGTAATCACACGCCGGAACTCATGCCGCTGCCGATTGCGCTGTCGCACCGCATTTTGAATCGATTGACGGAGCTACGACAAAAAGGCGATGTCGATTGGCTGCGACCCGATAGCAAGAGCCAGGTGACCGTTGAATTCGATGGTCCTCGTGCCGTGCGAATCGACACCGTCGTTGTCTCTACTCAACACGCTCCCCACGTATCGCACCAAGAGATTCGCGATTACATTGTCAACCACGTCATTACGCCCTGCCTGCCCGATGACTTGGCCAACGGCGACATTACCTTTCACGTGAACCCCACGGGTCGCTTCGTCGTCGGCGGGCCGCAAGGAGATGCGGGCCTGACCGGCCGCAAGATCATCGTCGATACCTACGGCGGTTGGGGCCGCCACGGCGGAGGCGCATTCAGCGGCAAAGATCCGACCAAAGTCGATCGCAGCGCCGCTTACATGGCTCGGCATGTCGCGAAAAATATTGTGGCGGCAGGTCTAGCTGACCGCTGCGAGGTGCAATTGGCCTACGCCATCGGCGTCTCGCAACCCATTAGCGTTTGCGTCGATACGGACGGAAGCGGCCGCGTGGAAGACGAACGCATTTGCGAAATTGTCCGCGAGACTTTCCCGCTCTCACCGAGCGGCATTATCCAATACCTCGACCTCCGCCGGCCGATCTATCGCAAGACAGCCGCTGGCGGGCACTTTGGCCGCGACGACAAAGACTTTACCTGGGAAAGTACGCATCGGGCTGCTGAATTAGCAGAAGCGGCCGGCGTGGCTGCAATGGCCTAA
- a CDS encoding DUF4926 domain-containing protein, translating to MNLELFGRAILNRDVPDAGLRYGDVDTIVEVYRDSSDRPIGYELELFSATDETLAVVSVPADALREPTAADRLASRVA from the coding sequence ATGAACCTTGAACTTTTTGGCCGCGCAATTTTGAACCGCGATGTTCCGGATGCAGGATTAAGATACGGAGATGTAGACACGATTGTCGAGGTTTATCGCGATTCATCGGACCGGCCGATTGGTTACGAATTGGAGTTGTTTTCGGCGACGGATGAGACGCTGGCCGTGGTTTCAGTGCCCGCCGATGCGTTGCGCGAGCCAACCGCCGCGGATCGCCTAGCCTCGCGAGTTGCATAG
- a CDS encoding UTP--glucose-1-phosphate uridylyltransferase codes for MMSDERDRADIESLLAAHGQQHLLAFWAELDASQRQQLIGQIRLAHVEQIGLRHRAARRSNDWSALARRATPPVAFRLNGASEISIDAARTAGDAALRRGEIGAILVAGGQGTRLGFAQPKGKYSIGPVSGASLFQILFEKLLAVGRRYEIPVPLYVMTSDATHAATEDYLEAQRYFGLETNCVCLFCQGVMPAVDATTGKILLSSKSSLALSPDGHGGMLAALANADCLADMQWRGIKYLFYFQVDNPLVEMCDPALIGYHILSGSEMSTAAVAKRDADERLGNIVTIDGRTRIIEYSDLPEDVAKQQNLDGSLRFWAGNTAVHVFDVAFLDRCSRSDDALPFHTACKKVSCIDELGNRVESSEPNAIKFERFIFDLLPAAERAIVVEADAARTFAPVKNAPGEKRDSPDTCRAAMIALHREWLESAGAKVALGTPVEISPLFALDAAEARAKIEPGIVFDKPTYLR; via the coding sequence ATGATGAGCGATGAACGAGATCGCGCCGACATCGAATCGCTGCTCGCCGCACATGGACAGCAGCACCTGTTGGCGTTTTGGGCCGAATTGGACGCCAGCCAGCGCCAGCAATTGATCGGCCAAATTCGCTTGGCCCACGTCGAACAAATTGGCTTGCGGCATCGCGCAGCGCGTCGATCCAACGATTGGTCGGCGCTGGCTCGCCGCGCCACCCCTCCGGTGGCGTTTCGATTGAACGGTGCGAGCGAAATCTCCATCGACGCCGCCCGCACCGCAGGCGACGCGGCCTTGCGACGCGGCGAAATCGGCGCGATTCTCGTTGCCGGCGGTCAAGGGACTCGGCTCGGTTTTGCCCAGCCAAAGGGCAAGTATTCGATCGGACCGGTCTCCGGCGCATCGCTGTTTCAGATTCTGTTCGAGAAGTTGCTCGCCGTGGGACGACGATACGAAATTCCCGTGCCACTGTATGTGATGACCAGTGACGCTACGCATGCTGCCACCGAGGACTACCTGGAGGCACAGCGGTATTTTGGCCTCGAAACGAACTGCGTATGTTTATTTTGTCAGGGTGTGATGCCGGCCGTCGATGCGACCACCGGCAAGATCCTGCTGTCGTCCAAGAGTTCACTCGCCCTCAGTCCCGACGGTCACGGCGGAATGCTAGCGGCACTGGCCAACGCCGATTGCCTCGCCGATATGCAATGGCGAGGGATCAAATACCTATTTTACTTCCAGGTGGATAACCCGCTCGTCGAAATGTGCGATCCGGCGCTGATCGGCTATCACATTCTATCTGGCTCGGAAATGTCCACGGCGGCGGTGGCCAAGCGCGATGCGGACGAGCGGCTTGGCAATATTGTCACGATCGACGGCCGCACGCGGATCATCGAATACAGCGATTTGCCGGAGGACGTGGCCAAGCAACAAAACCTCGACGGCTCGCTGCGGTTTTGGGCGGGAAATACGGCCGTGCATGTATTCGACGTGGCGTTTCTCGATCGGTGCAGCCGCAGCGACGACGCCCTGCCGTTTCACACAGCCTGTAAAAAAGTGTCCTGTATCGACGAACTCGGCAATCGCGTGGAGTCCTCCGAGCCGAACGCCATCAAGTTCGAGCGGTTTATTTTCGATTTGCTACCGGCCGCCGAACGAGCGATTGTGGTCGAGGCGGACGCCGCCCGCACGTTTGCGCCAGTGAAAAACGCTCCGGGGGAAAAACGCGACTCGCCCGACACTTGTCGAGCCGCAATGATCGCTCTGCATCGCGAATGGCTCGAATCCGCCGGGGCGAAAGTGGCCCTCGGAACACCCGTCGAAATCAGCCCACTTTTTGCACTGGACGCAGCCGAGGCGAGAGCGAAAATCGAGCCTGGTATCGTGTTCGACAAGCCGACCTACCTTCGGTAG